DNA from Candidatus Hydrogenedentota bacterium:
TTCAGCGAAATCTCGCGGTCCGTGTCCTTGTCCGCGCTGTGATAATACCGCTGCGGTGCGGGCTCGCCTTCGCCTTCTCCCTCGCCCTCCGCCGCAGCAGGATCGTAGACCCAGATATCGCTGAGGGCTTCGCTGCCGTTGTGGCCTGCAATTACCCAGAGTTTGTCCTGATAGACCACGGCACTGTGACCGCTTCGCCCGCGCCACGGCGCTTGAGCCGCGACCTGGCTCCATGTCGCGCCATCGTGCGACACCCAAACGTCGTTGAGTGCCCGATAACCGTTGTGCCCGCCCAAAAGCCACAACTTGTCCTGGAACACCACGCAGGCGTGGCCGTTGCGAGGACACCAAGACGCGCTTGATGTCGCCTCTATCCACGTCTCACCGTCTTCGCTGTACCATGCATCATTCAGCGGTTGAAACTCCGCGAAGTCGATAGGCGCCTCCAGAGTAGTGCGGCCACCTATCACCCACAGCTTACCTGCAAACGCAAGGCCCACGCTCTCCGTTCTGAGCGGCCACGGCGCCGGATATAGAATAGGGGCGTCCCAATTCCCGTTCTCCACCTTCAGTATGTCCGGCAAGAGAATGGTGGCTGAAACGTATTCGTCCCCTTCAGGTTCATAAAAGTAGTAGTCGATGTATTCACCGGCAAACAACCACGGCGACCCCATGAAGGACACCGCTTCATTATTAAACACGCCCCCCCATTTGTACTCAATGGTCCCATCCGACTCCCAGTCCAGTCCATTGGAACTGGCATAAACGCGGTCCTTTGAATAACCAACTCCTATAACCGAGAACGAACCTGCATGAGACAAGAATGACAACCCTGGCGATAATAACCAGTGACTAGGCCAGACATAGGCAGAGCTCCAGTCCAGTTCGTCATTGAGGTACAACAGGCTGCTTGTTCTCGCTGCTTGTTCTCGCCAACCATAGCGTTCCATCATGCTCGGTTCCGATCTCAAACAAATCCCTTGAGGGACTCAGATTTGTGCGTACTTCCTGCCATACTCCGTGTGATTCAGCGCAAACACTCCACATAAAGACCACACACATGATAGCGGTCACAGACTTGCTCATTTTCGATTACCTCCTGAACTGTACGCATCGAAGACCGCAGGAAAGGACGAATAAACCGAGTCTTCGATCCATCACATTCATAGAAGGAAAGATACGGTTTTGAGAAGCGCTCACGCCTTCGTTGTCTCGTTGTTACTGTCTCAATAGCTATGGCACTTCAAATTCGAACGCGTCTTCCGGAATAGTCTCATCCTTCATGATGCTTGCATAAGTAAGGAAGCTTCTATGTTCTAGGTATTGATATCCGGGAAGTACCCAGAGTTTCGGGGGATTGCCCGGCTGTTCCGGATCAAGTACGGCTGCGGGGTCGCGCACAACCCAACGGATTGTATGAGTACCGGGAGTGAGGGGTGCCTTTTGCAGCGTATACGGATTGCCTACCCTTCCCTGCCCCTCTTCCTCAGTATCGAGCAACCACTCGACAACCAGAGAATGGGTCGCTGGCTGTCGAATAATCGCCGTGCATTCGACGGTCGCTTCCAAGACCTCGATTTCGACCCAGCGCAGAGGCGAGGCCTCGCGGTTGATGTCGATAACGAGTTGCTCGCGGCAGGGCTTGCAGTAAAAGCCTCTGCTTGTGCCCATGATACCGATCAAAAGCGCCATGCCCCCCCCCGAAAAGGACGAGTGCAGACGAAAAATGACGTATTCTTGATACTATTTGCCCTGTTTGAACGAGACCCCGAATCCGCATAAGCCTATTCCCCGCTGTAACACAATCCACCGTTATCACCGGCCCGCGTTTCGCCCACTATTTCCCGACCCGCAGGACCTGTGGTTGCTAGTAAAGCACATACGGCGCGATTTGTCAAGGCCTTTCTGTCCAGAGCTTCCCCCGAAATTTTCGCAGATTGGATGGTGTTACGTGACGTCTTCAGCGAAAAGGGTGAGTTGGGCATCGTTCGCGGCTCGGATGCGGGACACGGGAGCGCCCGGGTGCCTGGCAAACAGGGCGCGCAGGCCATCGGCCAAGGCGCAATACTTGAAGTCCGGGATGCCGAAGAGGCGTTTGGCGGCCTGTTCGACGTACAAGGCCATCACGCGCAGGCGGGAGTCATGGTCCAGTATACGGGCGGAGAAGAACACTATGGCAAGCAGCAGGGGCGGCAGGTTGCGCAGCCCCTGATACCCGTGTGCATTGATCCCTAATAGCCTATCTCACTCTATCCGAAATTCCTGGGGGGACTCCTGCCAGCGGGTTGAATCGGCGGTTTGACGCCCGCTCCCGCCGCGATTAAGATGACTTCCGCACTGTATTCTCCCGGGGAGTAGAACCGCCATGATGGTCCCAACCTTGATCCTGCTGTGTGGCCTCTTCCTCTTTCTCGTCGCGGTGTTCCCGTGGTTTGTTCCGCAAAGGGAGCAGAATACCTTGAATGTTCATACGCGGGCTTGCCTGACGGGAAAGGACTTCGTCCCGTTGTCCGGAGGTGTCGCGCACTTCGAGTGGGCAGGGCCTGAAAATGGGCCAAAGGTCGTGCTCGTGCACGGCTTTTCCTCCCCCATGTTTATCTGGGACAGGGCTATCGAAGCGCTCGCGGCGAGCGGTTTTCGCGTGCTCCGCTATGACCTCTTTGGCCGAGGATATTCCGACAGGCCACGCACATGCTATAACGCGGACCTGTTCGTGCGGCAATTGCTCGACCTGCTGGACTCGCAAGGGGTCACCGGCCCTATCGATATAGCCGGGCTGAGCATGGGCGGCGCCATCACGGTGCATTTCGCGGACCGGCACCCGGAACGCATCGGCAAGATCGTGCTTTGCGCGCCCGCGGGCATGATGCAACTTCCGCGCAGTTCGCGGCTCTTGCTGACGCCCGGCTTGGGCGAATGGATTCTGCGCGCTTTCGGCGACCGCATCATTGTGAACCAAATGCCGCTTGGCCTCTCCAGTGACCCCGAGGTCTTGACGGCCTTTATGACCGCCTATGGGGAGCAGATCAGGTACAAGGGCTATAAACGGGCCCTACTCCGGACAATGCGCGATTTTGACATGGGCCATATGGACGCCGTGTATCAGCGCGTGGGCCGCCAACAGCGGCGCGGGCTTCTGGTCTGGGGTGACCGGGACACTCTGGTGCCCTACGCACTGCACGCACGTATCCGCGAGTATATGCCGTGGCTGGACCTGTTCACGGTGCCTGGCGGCGGCCACGCGGCCGTCTATGAGTCCGCGGCTGTCATAAATCCAAGAGTGATCGCATTTCTCGGCGATCCATGAGATGCATACAGTTCCTCCAAAAACATCGCGCCTCGTGAAGAACGAGTCGCGGGAGTACAGATCGTGCTTAACTTCCGGTCAGTCACAGCCTGTGTTCTTGTTTCCATGCTCTTGGGTGTCTCGGCTACGTATGCGAGCGCGGATGAGGCCGTTGTGAGGGCAGGCCTCCCCGACAGAATGCCGGATGACGGTATTATGGCATCAAAAGTCGCGCTCCAGCAGATGCATGCGTGGACTCACCACGCCTTTGCTCTTGACCCGCTCGCAGGGGAGCCCCGTCCCGTTTCCGTTTCTGTGATACGTCAGGACCACAGCGTGCTCCGGTTTCGCGAATCCTGTATCGACACGCCAATCGTGATCGGAGACCGCTCCTTTGAACACGGCCTCGGCACGCACGCCAACAGCGAGATCGAGGTTGTAATACCCGCGGGCGCAAAGGCGTTCAACGCCTGGGCCGGCATCGACAACAACAATGACACTCAGGGTATGCGCGGGTCGGCCGTGTTCAGTGTCGAAATAGACGGCACGGAAGCCGCGCGGACCACTGTCTTGCGCGGCGGCGAAAGACCATTTCCCGTCAACGTGCCCCTCCCTCCCGGCGTGGGCAAGCTGGTCCTCAAAGTCGATGCCACCGCCGATGGCGCCTCCCATGACCAGGCCGACTGGGCCGATGCCCATTTCGTGATGCAGGACGACAACATCGTCTGGCTCGATGCCGACCAGCCGGACCTGGTCCTCGGCGACGCGCAGCCGCCGTTGTCGTTCCTGTTTGGCGGAAAGCCATCGGCGGAACTGTTTCCGGCGTGGGACAGGACAACGGAACGTACGGAGGACGCCGACCGGGTTGTGGATACCGTCACGTGGACAGACCCGGGCTCGGGGCTCCGAGTAACGGCGGTAATCGCCACGTACAATCGCTATCCCGCCGTGGATTGGGTTGCATGGATCGAGAATACCGGCACGCAGGACACGCCGCTTCTGGAGGATATCCAGGCGCTCGACGTAATGCTGCGCACCGGCTATATGCGCACTCCCGTGCGTATTCACGAACTTGAGGGCGACGCATGCGGCGAAACGTCGTTCCTGCCGAAAACCGCGGTACTCGAGCCCGGAAAGGAACACCGCCTCACGCCCACGGGCGGCCGTCCCTCGTCCATCAGCGCGTTCCCCTTCTTCAACGTGCAGTACGGTAACCGCGGCGCCATCGTTGCCGTCGGCTGGACCGGCCAATGGTGCGCCCGTTTCGACCGCGCGGCAAACGGTCCCACGCGGCTGCGCGCGGGATTGGAATCCACCCGCCTTGTGTTGCGCGCAGGCGAGCGCATCCGCACGCCACGGGTCGTGTTACTGACCTGGGAAGGCGAACGCATGGCCGCGCATAACCGCTGGAGGCGGCTGTTGATCGACCACTATGTGCCCCGCCTCGACGCCATGCCGTTGCGGCTGCCCATCGCGCTCCAGACATTCGACCGCTATAACGCGCGGCCCGGCTGGGCAACGGAAGCCGGGCAAATCGCGGCGGTGGAGACCGCGCATGCCCTCGGCTGCGACACGTACTGGCTCGATGCCGCGTGGTTTCCGGGCAATTTCCCGAACGGCGTCGGCAACTGGTTCTGCAAGCCCGACGCTTTCCCCAACGGCCTCGCGCCCGTGAGCCGCGCAGCCCGCGCGCACGGCATGCGTTTCGTCCTCTGGTTCGAGCCGGAGCGTGTCGCGGCAGGCTCCCGCATCGCGGAAGAGCACCCCGAATTCGTGTTCGGGGGCAAGGATGGCGGCCTGTTCAAGCTCCATGATCCCAATGCGCGCCGTTTCCTCACCGAACTGCTTTCGCAGCGCATCGACGAATACGGCATCGACGTCTACCGGAACGATTTTAACATGGACCCGCTGGAATCCTGGCGCGCGAACGATGCACCAGATCGGCAAGGCATGACAGAAATCCAGTACGTGATGGGACTGTACGCGATGTGGGATGAATTGCGCGAACGGCACCCGGGCCTCTGGATTGACAACTGCTCGAGCGGAGGACGGCGCATCGACATCGAGATGTGTTCGCGCTCCGTGCCGCTCTGGCGCAGCGATACCAACTGTTCGCCCGGCCACAGGGAGTGGAACCAGGCCCAGACGATGGAGATAAGCCTGTATGTGCCGCTGCACACCGCATGCGCGTGGACGCCCGACGTCTACGAGGTGCGCAGCGCTTCAACGGGCGGGTTACTGTGCCAATTCGACTACCAAGCCCCCGACTTCCCGTTTGAGCAGGCGAAGACCTGCATCGCCGAGACGCGGACGAACCAGCCTTTCTGGTACGGCGATTTCTATCCCCTGACCGCCGGCGGAACCGCGCCCGACCAGTTTGTGGCGTATCAGCTTCACCGGCCCGACTTGAACGCGGGCGTGGTCTATGCGTTCCGCAGGCCGGAATGCGACCTCGCCGGGCTGATCCTCGGTCTGCGCGGCATCGAGACAGACGCGACATACCTGACGGAGTTCAGTGACGGCGCGGGCAAGTCCACCACGGCGGAGACACCGGGCGAGGAACTCGCAAGCGGCTCCGCGCTGCGCGTCCCCGGAAAGGGCGGCAGCATGGTGCTTCGTTACCAGCGGCGCTAGATGTACGATCCGCCCCGATAGCCGCGGTCTTGTTCGATAGCGACGTTCACGCACGCCGCCTTGCCCGACGCGAACGCGCGCTCCAGCGCGGGCCTGATCTCATCGGGGCGCGTCACGTATTCGCCGTGGCCGCCCATGGCCTCGACTATTTGGTCGTAACGCGTGCTGTTCAGTTCCGTGGCGACGACCCGGTCGGCTCCGTAAAGCGCCCTCTGCGGCCGCAGCATCTGCCCCCACATCGCGTCATTGCCCACAACACCCACGATGGGCAGATTGAAGCGGATCGCCGTGTCGAACTCGAATCCGTTAAACCCGAAGCTGCCATCGCCAAACACGACGAGCACCCGCTTCTTCGGGTGCGCCAGTTGCGCGGCGATGGCGAACGGCATGCCAACCCCAAGCGTGCCCAGCGGCCCCGGGTCCAGCCAGAAACCGTTCTTGGGAATCGGCAATACTTTCGCGGCAGAAGCGACAATATCGCCGCCATCGCCGATAAGGATCATGTCGTCGTTGACGAAATCCGCGAGTTCCCGGCAGAGCCGCTTCGCGCGAATGGGTGTTTCATCACTGCGTTCGGCCGCCGCGCCGGCTTTCCTGTTTTCGGCTTCCTTCTCACGAAGTTGATCGGCGTATTTTGAAAAATCCAGCCGGATGCCCTCTTCCCGCATTGCCTGCAGCATCATTTCAAAGCTGCACGTCAGGTTGCCGACCAGCGCCGCGTCCGCCGGGCGGTTATGGCCGATGAGGGTGTTGTCCATCTCCAGTTTGATGATTCTCGCGTCTTTCGGGATGGTTTGGCCGAACGCGAG
Protein-coding regions in this window:
- a CDS encoding alpha/beta hydrolase; its protein translation is MMVPTLILLCGLFLFLVAVFPWFVPQREQNTLNVHTRACLTGKDFVPLSGGVAHFEWAGPENGPKVVLVHGFSSPMFIWDRAIEALAASGFRVLRYDLFGRGYSDRPRTCYNADLFVRQLLDLLDSQGVTGPIDIAGLSMGGAITVHFADRHPERIGKIVLCAPAGMMQLPRSSRLLLTPGLGEWILRAFGDRIIVNQMPLGLSSDPEVLTAFMTAYGEQIRYKGYKRALLRTMRDFDMGHMDAVYQRVGRQQRRGLLVWGDRDTLVPYALHARIREYMPWLDLFTVPGGGHAAVYESAAVINPRVIAFLGDP
- a CDS encoding alpha-galactosidase, yielding MASKVALQQMHAWTHHAFALDPLAGEPRPVSVSVIRQDHSVLRFRESCIDTPIVIGDRSFEHGLGTHANSEIEVVIPAGAKAFNAWAGIDNNNDTQGMRGSAVFSVEIDGTEAARTTVLRGGERPFPVNVPLPPGVGKLVLKVDATADGASHDQADWADAHFVMQDDNIVWLDADQPDLVLGDAQPPLSFLFGGKPSAELFPAWDRTTERTEDADRVVDTVTWTDPGSGLRVTAVIATYNRYPAVDWVAWIENTGTQDTPLLEDIQALDVMLRTGYMRTPVRIHELEGDACGETSFLPKTAVLEPGKEHRLTPTGGRPSSISAFPFFNVQYGNRGAIVAVGWTGQWCARFDRAANGPTRLRAGLESTRLVLRAGERIRTPRVVLLTWEGERMAAHNRWRRLLIDHYVPRLDAMPLRLPIALQTFDRYNARPGWATEAGQIAAVETAHALGCDTYWLDAAWFPGNFPNGVGNWFCKPDAFPNGLAPVSRAARAHGMRFVLWFEPERVAAGSRIAEEHPEFVFGGKDGGLFKLHDPNARRFLTELLSQRIDEYGIDVYRNDFNMDPLESWRANDAPDRQGMTEIQYVMGLYAMWDELRERHPGLWIDNCSSGGRRIDIEMCSRSVPLWRSDTNCSPGHREWNQAQTMEISLYVPLHTACAWTPDVYEVRSASTGGLLCQFDYQAPDFPFEQAKTCIAETRTNQPFWYGDFYPLTAGGTAPDQFVAYQLHRPDLNAGVVYAFRRPECDLAGLILGLRGIETDATYLTEFSDGAGKSTTAETPGEELASGSALRVPGKGGSMVLRYQRR